cagtccagtcttgGACGTGTGTAACTACAATGTAATATGTGACTGACTACTTCTCACAAGGTTATTTTTTCCCTTTGGAAAAAGCATTTGTCTTCGTGCTGGCGTTTGCATGGTTGGCTTTTCCTGACATCTCCTTCCTGTCCCCAGAATATTTCGTCCCGCTCGATATTTTTGTCACTCTGAGCCAAGGAAAACACTTCACATGATATGGAGCAGGACAATGGAAACCGAACGATGTATTTGTCTGTTGGACAGATGCCTCTTGAGGAGATGAATGGCAGCGCAGCGCTTCCATATAACTGTGTCCTCTCCTGGCGACTGTCTTGTTGGGTGTTTTTGACACTTTCCTGTCTGATCTCCCAGCATGGGTGGGCTCCCTCTCCATGGGGATGATCTTCTTCTGCTCTCCCATCGTCAGCGTGGTCACAGACATCCTGGGCTGCAGAGTGACGGCGGTGGGCGGCGCGGCCGTCGGCCTGATCGGACTGCTGGCCAGCTCTTTTGTCACGTAAGAACAAGTCTCTTTGCTTGCACAAGCCATATAATAAGCACAACATGAATATGGCCGTGTACTATGAAGCATGTGCAGCTGGCTCGTCCAGTTCCTGTTGAATCATCAGCAATGAAatgagtcatttttttccacataatGCAGAAGATGAATCATGAGCTCTGAAGAGAAATGAGGGGGATTGTAAACCATCCGAGAATTTCTTGATAATTTTGAAACACAGTGGTTCACTGTGAAGAAAAttggagtatatatatatatacatataattataattaaaatATCCCTTTTTACTAAAAAAtgcacacatatatatatacacaaacttTTTTATAaagatatgtatatataaaaaactaCATATATAAATAGAATTCAAATACAAAATCATGTTATAATTAAAAATCATTGTagaattttatatataattGTATAATTACATATAATTATTGTtctaatatataatattatatcattatattataataattatcaATATGTTTTACAATGCAAAGTCACATTTTCACGCTTACATTTATGTTTTagcattttgttattttgttgggTTTGCTGCAATGAAGCCTGTAAAAGTGGACAGGTGATGCTTTCACTGCAACTATGACTCAACGTGAAACATGAATCTGTTGATCTGATCTGGATCATGGAATTCATCTGCGGGGTTGTCCAACTCAAACACATTCATGAATCATATTAAAACAGTTCCACGCTGAAGCTCATCAAATGTCAAGAACGCACGACTGCATTTTCCAAGCCACTCCTTCACGTCTGAGAAGGTCCAGAGTCACCATTCATCACAATCTATATGAGCGTTGTTAAAACAAATGACAGCACTTTAACATATGATTTATCAGTGATCTTGGCTCTGTTGATCACTCATCACTGACCAGGAAATTCATTTATGACTCTCCCTGAAGCCAACAGTAGGCTTCTTATCGAGGATACGGCAGGAATGAGCTGACTCAGGTGGTGCAAGGGTCATAATGTGCCCTTGGCTGAGCGTCAAACCAAGCATCTCCATCGTGATAATATGGAAACGTTAAAGAGACCAGCTGGAATATTGACATCTTCAACTCTGAATTCTGGACAATATGTAACGGTTGTTCATACAGACTGTGTCATTTGTCTTGCCCCCCAGTTCCCTGGGCCCCATGTACTTTACCTACGGTATCGTCTTCGCCTGCGGCTGCTCCTTCGCCTACCAGCCGAGCCTGGTCATCCTGGGCCACTACTTCAACAAGCGGCTGGGTCTGGTCAACGGCATCGTGACGGCCGGCAGCAGCATCTTCACCATCACGCTTCCCTTCGTGCTGTCCATCCTGCTGGAGAACGTGGGCCGCCAGAACACCATGCGCGTGCTCTGCGTCCTCATGTTCGTGCTGATGCTGGCCGGCTTCACCTACAGACCCCTGCTGCCGGCCAAACCCAAGAGCCCCACCGGAAGAGTCTGCCCGCCCCTGAACAAGGTCTTCAACGTCAACATCTGGAAGTCTTTGGGATACCGCATATGGGCTTTTGGGATCCCTGCTGCACTTTATGGCTACTTCGTGCCTTATGTTCACCTGGTGAGTGTGACTCTACCGCCCCCCAGTGGTCAGACATCTCCATGACATTCAACCAGCCTGTTTTTCTGGAAGGAgcggagtgacagaggttcagaaacacaaatattaaCTTAAAGAATGAGCTGTGTTGATGTGAAAGATGAGAAGCAGAACAGAACCTCGCACCAATGGTttggttttctttgtttttctactgAAAATTGGGAACAATGTTGTGGCACAACAGTAGCGATTCTCAAAATAACATCCCTTTAGTCAGGACATTTTTGTGAGGCTAGCGGCGGCTCGAAAACATGTTGTGGTTAAAATCCTGGCTCTGACGGTCAACGCTCAGATGGTGACGTGCTGGTGAGGATACCATGACTGTTGTTGGTCACACAACACCGTGACCCCGGCTGCCCTCACACCTCTCATGGGGAACAGCTCACTTCAGCTTGAAAACAGTTCCGTGTTGTGCTCCTGAACCGTGCCGTATTTCTATCTCAGATGACTTACGTGGAGGAGCGTTTTGGACAGGATGTCAACAAAGAAGTGCTGCTCATGTGCATCGGCATCACGTCCTTCGTGGGCCGCCTCATTTTCGGTGTGGTGGCGGACTACGTGAAGGGAGTCAACAAAGTTTACCTGCAGGTAAGACGCCTCGTACCTggctcgccgccgccgccgctgacGTCCTCCCGCTCCAGGTCACGTCCTTCCTGGTCATCGGCTTGATGTCACAGATGATTCCTCTCTGCAACATCTTTGGGGGCCTGATCGCCGTCTGCCTGCTGATGGGAATCTTCGACGGCTGCTTCATCTGCCTCATGGCTCCCATCGCCTTTGAGCTGGTCGGAGCCAATGACGTTTCACAGGCCATCGGCTTCCTGCTGGGCTTGATGTCCGTCCCCATGGTGGTGGGACCCCCCATCGCAGGTAAACACGGGATGGCTCCTGGATCCTAGTGACTGGTCTTCTCCGAATCCACTGCATTTCTACTCACCTTTGTGTCGTGGGTGAGAGTTAAAGTGTGTTTGTCTCACGCCACAGGCTTCCTCCGGGACCGGCTGGGCAGCTACGACGTTGCCTTCTACCTGGCAGGTATCCCCCCTATGGTGGGCGGAGCCCTGCTGTGTCTCATTCCGTGGGTTGAAGCGAGACGCAAGAGAAGAGAGAAGGCCGCAGCTCTGAAGGGAGAACCCGACGCCGCCCAGAGCATGTTGGAGAGCCAGAATCCTCAGGTGGATCTAAAGAACTCCAAAAACGGAGAGTCGGTCCTTTAGTGTCCCCCGCTTGGACCGTGTGAAACAGAGACCTGGTCAGACTGAACGAGCAGGACGTCATcgtgaccacaaaaaaaaaaacttgaatgtgaTCCTGTAGAACTTAAATCAGACCCAATCTCACAGCACAACACTTGAAATTTCATCCATTTGTAAAGGCGTCTATGCAGTTTTTAAAGAGGACGCTTGAAGGGAAACTTTGGACAAAGGGATCTGCAGGACTTGAATCATCGCACTGACCTGGCCTCCGTACCAGCAGCTCTGTCCCCTTGGATGGAATCAGGAATCATCGGGAGCCGGAGTCCAGCTGACAGAAGCACATCAGCGTTAGGGTCGCCCACTGCTGCCTCTTCTGAAATGttctgtgttttattgacctgtCGTCCCACACAGCCGTGCCTTTTATCTCACTTCCAGTGGACGCTCCCTTCACTCAGGGATGTCGGATCCATGGCTGAACCTAGGGTGTCAGAGGAGGAGTCTGTGTTTTAGAGCCTGAAATCGTTTCACATCACTGACTAGAAATCTGTTATAACTGAAGGTACCTTCACACCAAACGCGACTTGGCGACTTGTGCTACCTGGAAGTGACTCCCTCCCCCCCTTGTCTAGTCCCTTTAAGAAAGTCGGTCCGTCTGGTGAGGGGGGCGGGTCTGAAGTCAACATGGAGGATT
This window of the Synchiropus splendidus isolate RoL2022-P1 chromosome 12, RoL_Sspl_1.0, whole genome shotgun sequence genome carries:
- the slc16a10 gene encoding monocarboxylate transporter 10, translated to MTEGSSMSGGDAAVQDEVAVSAAPVEEKPPEKKESGDGHASAPEEVQFVHPEGGWGWVVMLSAMWCNGSVFGIQNAYGILFIHLLREFGSEEDKDLRFKTAWVGSLSMGMIFFCSPIVSVVTDILGCRVTAVGGAAVGLIGLLASSFVTSLGPMYFTYGIVFACGCSFAYQPSLVILGHYFNKRLGLVNGIVTAGSSIFTITLPFVLSILLENVGRQNTMRVLCVLMFVLMLAGFTYRPLLPAKPKSPTGRVCPPLNKVFNVNIWKSLGYRIWAFGIPAALYGYFVPYVHLMTYVEERFGQDVNKEVLLMCIGITSFVGRLIFGVVADYVKGVNKVYLQVTSFLVIGLMSQMIPLCNIFGGLIAVCLLMGIFDGCFICLMAPIAFELVGANDVSQAIGFLLGLMSVPMVVGPPIAGFLRDRLGSYDVAFYLAGIPPMVGGALLCLIPWVEARRKRREKAAALKGEPDAAQSMLESQNPQVDLKNSKNGESVL